In Zunongwangia profunda SM-A87, the following proteins share a genomic window:
- the sov gene encoding T9SS outer membrane translocon Sov/SprA — protein sequence MRFPSSLVLLLLISFNLSAQEEEEEETQQEQDTTQTFSFGRISMPDPGSIQSKYEYDPVLDLYFYKKSLGETNIGLPLVLSPKEYEELVVKEEMQRYFLLKNQALTGRSDDADALQQDLLPDFYVNSDFFQSIFGGTNIDIAPQGSVAMDLGILYTKQDNPAYSPRNRSNFTFDFDQRIQLSLLGQVGTRLGITANYDTESTFDFQNQLKLEYTPSEDDIIQKIEVGNVNMPLNNTLIQGAQSLFGFKTQLQFGKTRITGVFSEQNSERRTVNVEGGAAVEDYEKFALDYDQDRHFFLAHYFRDNYNEFIADYPFVRSGIQIKRIQVWITNRTNNVQNLTDTRNIVAIQDIGESPVEGNIGLDNVPPGFFNQPAGAYPDNENNDFNPVGITGNEQSILTPAIRDISTVESGFGNVRVSEGIDYVKLENARQLSPNEYRLNQDLGYITLNQRLSNDEVLAVAFQYTVNGQVYQVGEFANDGVNATGDEFQQQQGQTDARVSQNLVVKMLKSTVTNVNEPVWDLMMKNIYSLGAYDLDPNDFRLNILYTDPQPLNYIRPAENSSLPLPADVAETPLLRVFNLDNLNNNNDPINGGDGFFDFVPGFTIDVQNGLVIFTSVEPFGEYLFEKLDNTPNNNQEIYSEPSTWNDNQEKYVFRSLYRTTKTQAEQEDADKNKFQLKGRYKSSNFEGIPIGFNVPQGSVTVTAGGRTLQEGVDYVVNYDLGRVQILDEALLASDTPIQVNTESNALFGQQSKRFTGINVEHQFNEDLIVAGTFLNLRERPLTQKANYSYEPINNTILGFNFNYTKEVPFLTRLVNKLPNVDTDVKSNVSVRGEFAYLIPGAPAVNDFDGKATSYIDDFESAQTSIDISTPLSWELSSVPIGFGGELANGDLSVGDRRAKLAWYTIDPVFYSNSRPDGITDSDLSSYAARRVTVDEIFPNVDVIQGQAQVIYTMDVAYYPGERGPYNYNSAAAGGNTLPNPAGNFGGMMRGINTTNFEQSNVEYIQFWVMDPFIYQDDPNNVNNDGKIVFNLGNISEDVLKDGRKQYENGLPEDGSDLNTTETAFGKVPTDQSLVYAFSSEGQARLNQDVGYDGLNDAEEAQKFPQFGNLPDPSADNYEYFLNAEGGIKERYRNYNGVEGNSPDNSGNNNRGNTTLPTTEDVNRDNTMNTINSYFQYEVPFFEGMNSENNEYVSDTKELNVTLKNGQTQRVRWVQFKVPIFEPTDAIGGIADYRSIRFMRMFLTDFQNPTLLRFGTMELVRGDYRRYNGNLDEESNLPESSDVLFEVTAVNIEENENREPIPYVLPPGVIREELYQNNTNIRQNEQSLAMRVCGLEPQDARAVYKNFQVDMRQYKNLEMFLHAEGFQGQADPDDGDMVAFIRIGTDFTDNFYQIEIPLSITAAGSVNPSDIWPELNRLNLPLELLQRVKTTVLGDPSYNTTRLNFFDENLEPRNPQDAYEPGRLRIGVKGNPSFGNVRLIMLGVKNGTPRAGLQEVCGEVWFNELRLSDLDNEGGWAGVLNIDTNLADFATFSATGRKSTVGFGTLDQGPNQRSREDAEQYDFVTNINMGQLLPQKWGLKIPVNYSRGEEVITPKYDQEFLDIELDTRLAGITDPQERDRVKKQSQTYTKRESINLIGLRKERTGEAKPQPYDIENFAFSGSYNQVDYRDFEIEESLDQNVRTGATYEFNFAPKKLEPFKNTAALDSSQYFSIIKDFNLNLLPSNINASANYFRQFTQQQFRSLELSDNDIGIPTLYQRNFLFDWEYGINYNLTSALNFSFNASNNRIVRNYIDEDGNANNAIGVFDDYFNVGEPNNHYQSIQVNYELPLNKLPVFEFLKASYSYTGDFQWQRGSRIYQNLEGIPNIGNSVQNSNTHQITANMDLQKLYTYVGIRKKDNQRATSIAERSMGVPTLQPSGEETQAKPVRNRNTASGNKAVNTLIDVVTAVKRLQVNYRNTQGTFLPGYTRSIGFMGTLKPSAGFTFGMQDEIRYEAARRGWLTLYQNFNQQFTTNKNEELNAQASVDLLPDLTIDIIGRKLYSETYSENFKVDPQNLQYQALTPYTFGNYNISTVLIKTAFSQSNEQSSATFEQFRANRIEIARRLAVERGLDPDNVDESGYPVGLGRTNQAVLLPAFLAAYTGTSVDNVKLGAFRSIPLPNWNIKYTGLMRLAFFKRNFRRVSLSHGYQSNYTINQFQTNLDYDAEKPFETNQAGDYKNPTLFSNIVLSELFTPLLQVDLETTNNIQFLGRLEKDRQLSLSFDNNILTEISGNQYTLGMGYRLKDMKIITALGGRRRVLSSDLNFKADVSYRKNKTIVRYLDLSNNQVIAGQDIWSINFVTDYAITKNLTALFYYEHTFSEYAVSTAFPQTTIRSGITLRYNFGN from the coding sequence ATGCGTTTTCCTTCATCATTAGTGCTGTTGCTGTTAATTTCTTTTAATTTATCTGCACAGGAGGAAGAGGAAGAAGAAACGCAGCAGGAGCAGGATACGACCCAAACCTTTTCGTTTGGTAGGATTTCTATGCCCGATCCTGGTTCCATACAGTCTAAATATGAATATGATCCTGTCTTAGATTTATATTTCTATAAAAAGAGTCTGGGTGAGACCAATATTGGTCTTCCTTTAGTTCTTTCTCCAAAAGAGTATGAAGAGCTGGTTGTTAAAGAAGAAATGCAACGCTATTTCTTATTAAAAAATCAGGCGCTTACCGGTAGATCCGATGATGCAGATGCTTTGCAACAGGATTTACTCCCGGATTTTTATGTGAATTCAGATTTCTTTCAAAGTATTTTTGGCGGAACCAATATCGATATTGCTCCGCAAGGTTCAGTAGCTATGGATCTTGGTATTTTATATACCAAGCAGGATAACCCGGCTTATTCCCCAAGAAACCGTTCTAATTTCACTTTTGATTTTGATCAGAGAATTCAGTTGTCTTTATTGGGGCAGGTAGGAACACGCCTGGGAATTACCGCCAATTATGATACCGAATCTACTTTTGATTTTCAAAATCAGTTAAAATTAGAATATACCCCCAGCGAAGACGACATTATTCAGAAAATAGAAGTGGGTAATGTAAATATGCCGCTGAATAATACTTTAATTCAGGGTGCACAAAGCCTATTTGGATTTAAAACACAGCTTCAGTTTGGTAAAACAAGAATTACAGGAGTTTTCTCAGAACAAAATTCAGAGCGTAGAACGGTAAATGTAGAAGGAGGTGCTGCGGTAGAAGATTATGAAAAATTTGCACTGGATTATGATCAGGATCGTCACTTTTTCTTAGCTCATTATTTTAGGGATAATTATAACGAATTTATAGCCGATTACCCTTTTGTAAGAAGCGGTATACAGATTAAACGTATACAGGTTTGGATTACTAACAGGACCAATAATGTTCAAAATCTAACCGATACCAGAAATATTGTCGCGATTCAGGATATTGGGGAAAGTCCGGTAGAAGGAAATATTGGGTTGGATAATGTGCCACCTGGATTTTTTAATCAGCCTGCAGGAGCCTACCCAGATAACGAAAATAATGATTTTAACCCGGTAGGGATAACAGGAAATGAACAATCTATTTTAACTCCCGCTATTCGAGATATCTCAACTGTAGAAAGTGGATTTGGGAATGTGCGCGTTTCAGAGGGTATTGATTATGTAAAGCTGGAAAATGCACGCCAGCTTAGTCCAAATGAGTACAGACTCAACCAGGATCTGGGATATATTACTCTTAACCAACGGTTGAGCAATGATGAGGTACTGGCTGTAGCATTTCAGTACACGGTAAATGGGCAGGTGTATCAGGTTGGTGAATTTGCAAACGATGGTGTTAATGCTACCGGAGATGAATTTCAGCAGCAACAGGGACAGACTGATGCAAGGGTAAGTCAGAATCTGGTGGTTAAAATGCTTAAAAGTACTGTTACTAATGTAAATGAGCCGGTGTGGGATTTAATGATGAAAAATATCTATAGTTTAGGAGCTTACGATTTAGACCCTAATGATTTTAGATTGAACATTCTTTATACAGATCCCCAACCGCTTAATTATATTCGTCCCGCTGAAAATTCTTCCTTGCCCCTACCCGCAGATGTTGCGGAAACTCCGCTTTTGCGTGTTTTTAACCTGGATAACCTGAATAATAATAATGATCCTATTAATGGAGGCGACGGATTCTTCGATTTTGTACCTGGTTTTACAATCGATGTACAAAACGGACTGGTTATCTTTACTTCAGTTGAGCCTTTTGGAGAATATTTGTTTGAAAAATTAGATAATACACCTAATAACAATCAGGAGATTTATTCTGAACCTTCAACCTGGAACGACAACCAGGAGAAATATGTGTTTCGATCCTTATATCGAACCACTAAAACTCAGGCAGAGCAAGAAGATGCTGATAAAAATAAGTTTCAACTAAAAGGACGCTACAAATCATCCAATTTTGAAGGGATTCCTATCGGTTTTAATGTTCCGCAGGGATCGGTTACAGTAACGGCCGGAGGAAGAACACTTCAGGAAGGGGTAGATTATGTGGTGAATTATGATTTAGGTAGGGTGCAGATCCTGGATGAAGCTCTTTTAGCTTCTGATACCCCTATTCAGGTAAATACGGAAAGCAATGCATTATTTGGGCAGCAATCTAAACGTTTTACAGGGATTAATGTAGAGCATCAGTTTAATGAAGATCTAATTGTAGCCGGTACTTTTCTAAATCTAAGAGAGCGCCCTCTTACCCAAAAAGCAAATTATAGTTATGAACCTATAAATAATACCATTTTAGGTTTTAATTTTAATTATACAAAAGAGGTGCCTTTTTTAACCAGACTGGTTAATAAATTGCCTAATGTGGATACCGATGTAAAATCAAATGTTTCGGTAAGGGGGGAATTTGCGTATTTGATTCCCGGGGCACCCGCAGTAAATGATTTTGATGGAAAGGCAACTTCTTATATCGATGATTTTGAATCTGCGCAAACTTCGATAGATATTAGTACTCCGCTTAGTTGGGAGCTTTCCAGTGTGCCTATTGGCTTTGGAGGAGAACTGGCAAACGGCGATTTAAGCGTTGGGGATAGAAGGGCTAAGCTGGCCTGGTATACTATCGACCCTGTTTTTTACAGTAATAGCCGTCCCGATGGGATAACAGATTCAGATCTTAGCAGTTATGCCGCAAGAAGAGTGACTGTAGACGAAATTTTTCCAAATGTAGATGTGATCCAGGGGCAGGCGCAGGTAATTTACACCATGGATGTAGCTTATTACCCTGGGGAGCGAGGGCCTTATAATTACAATTCTGCCGCAGCGGGCGGTAATACTTTACCTAATCCTGCCGGTAATTTTGGAGGGATGATGCGTGGAATAAATACTACAAATTTTGAACAGTCTAACGTAGAGTATATTCAGTTTTGGGTGATGGATCCGTTTATTTATCAGGATGATCCTAATAATGTGAATAATGATGGAAAGATTGTTTTTAACTTAGGGAATATTAGCGAAGATGTACTCAAAGATGGTAGAAAGCAATATGAAAACGGACTCCCGGAGGATGGATCTGATCTTAATACTACCGAGACTGCTTTTGGTAAAGTACCCACAGACCAATCATTGGTATATGCTTTTAGTTCAGAAGGCCAGGCCAGGCTTAATCAAGATGTGGGTTACGATGGGCTAAACGATGCTGAGGAGGCGCAGAAATTTCCGCAATTTGGGAATTTACCTGATCCTTCTGCAGATAATTATGAGTATTTTCTAAATGCCGAGGGAGGGATTAAAGAGCGTTATAGAAATTATAACGGAGTAGAGGGGAACTCCCCGGATAATTCGGGAAACAATAACCGTGGAAACACAACGCTGCCTACCACAGAGGATGTGAACCGGGATAATACCATGAATACGATTAATAGCTATTTTCAGTATGAAGTTCCGTTTTTTGAAGGGATGAATAGCGAAAATAACGAGTACGTTTCAGATACAAAAGAGTTAAATGTAACCCTTAAAAATGGGCAAACACAGCGGGTACGTTGGGTGCAGTTTAAAGTACCTATTTTTGAACCTACTGATGCTATTGGTGGAATTGCGGATTATCGTTCGATTCGTTTTATGAGGATGTTTTTAACCGACTTCCAGAATCCTACCTTGTTGAGGTTTGGAACGATGGAATTGGTTAGGGGAGATTATCGTCGCTATAATGGTAATTTGGATGAAGAAAGTAATTTGCCGGAAAGCTCTGATGTACTCTTTGAAGTTACTGCGGTAAATATCGAAGAAAACGAAAACAGGGAGCCTATTCCTTACGTACTTCCACCGGGAGTGATTAGGGAAGAATTATATCAAAACAACACCAATATCAGGCAAAACGAGCAATCTCTGGCGATGCGTGTTTGCGGTTTGGAGCCGCAGGATGCGCGAGCAGTGTATAAAAATTTTCAGGTAGATATGCGGCAGTATAAAAATCTAGAAATGTTTCTGCATGCTGAAGGGTTTCAGGGACAGGCCGATCCTGATGATGGCGATATGGTTGCTTTTATAAGAATAGGGACCGATTTCACTGATAACTTTTATCAGATTGAAATTCCGCTTTCTATCACCGCTGCCGGTAGTGTGAATCCCTCGGATATCTGGCCAGAGCTTAACCGTTTAAATTTGCCACTAGAGTTGCTTCAGCGGGTGAAAACAACGGTTTTAGGAGATCCGTCCTATAATACAACTCGTTTAAATTTCTTTGACGAAAATTTGGAGCCGCGTAACCCTCAAGATGCCTATGAGCCTGGAAGATTAAGGATTGGTGTAAAGGGGAATCCAAGTTTTGGAAATGTTAGACTGATTATGCTAGGGGTTAAAAACGGAACGCCCAGAGCTGGTTTGCAGGAAGTTTGTGGGGAAGTTTGGTTTAATGAGCTTCGACTTTCAGATCTTGATAACGAGGGAGGATGGGCAGGCGTCCTAAACATAGATACCAATTTAGCCGATTTTGCAACTTTTTCTGCAACAGGGAGAAAAAGTACTGTAGGATTCGGTACTTTGGATCAGGGACCAAATCAGCGTAGCAGGGAAGATGCAGAACAGTATGATTTTGTAACCAATATTAATATGGGGCAATTGCTTCCACAAAAATGGGGGCTTAAAATTCCTGTGAATTATAGTCGTGGCGAAGAAGTAATTACCCCAAAATACGATCAGGAATTTTTAGATATCGAATTAGATACGCGTTTAGCCGGTATTACCGATCCACAAGAGAGAGACCGGGTTAAAAAGCAATCACAAACCTATACGAAACGAGAAAGTATAAATCTTATAGGGTTAAGGAAAGAAAGAACTGGCGAAGCAAAACCACAGCCTTATGATATTGAAAACTTTGCTTTTTCAGGTTCTTATAATCAGGTGGATTATCGTGATTTTGAAATCGAGGAATCCTTAGATCAAAATGTAAGAACAGGGGCAACGTATGAATTTAATTTCGCGCCTAAAAAATTAGAGCCGTTTAAAAATACAGCTGCTCTGGATAGTAGTCAGTATTTCTCAATTATTAAAGATTTCAACCTTAATTTATTGCCTTCCAATATCAATGCCAGTGCAAATTATTTCAGGCAGTTTACTCAGCAACAATTCAGGTCCTTAGAATTGAGCGATAATGATATAGGAATTCCTACTTTGTATCAAAGAAATTTCCTTTTTGATTGGGAGTATGGAATAAACTATAATCTTACCAGTGCTTTGAATTTTAGTTTTAATGCTTCAAATAATCGAATTGTAAGAAATTATATCGATGAAGATGGAAACGCGAATAATGCTATTGGCGTTTTTGATGACTATTTTAATGTAGGCGAGCCCAATAATCATTATCAAAGTATCCAGGTAAATTATGAATTACCATTAAATAAGTTGCCGGTTTTTGAATTTTTAAAAGCTTCTTATTCATATACCGGGGATTTCCAGTGGCAACGAGGTTCAAGAATTTATCAAAATCTTGAAGGTATCCCAAATATTGGAAATTCTGTTCAGAATTCGAATACCCATCAAATTACAGCCAATATGGATTTGCAAAAGCTGTATACTTATGTAGGAATTAGAAAAAAAGATAATCAGAGAGCAACTTCGATAGCAGAGCGTAGTATGGGAGTGCCAACACTACAGCCCTCAGGAGAAGAAACACAGGCTAAGCCAGTACGTAATAGAAATACCGCTTCCGGCAATAAAGCGGTAAATACACTTATTGATGTGGTGACCGCTGTAAAAAGGCTTCAGGTAAACTATAGAAATACCCAGGGAACCTTTTTACCAGGTTATACTCGTAGTATAGGCTTTATGGGAACCTTAAAACCTTCTGCAGGATTTACTTTTGGAATGCAGGATGAAATTAGATATGAGGCTGCAAGGAGAGGATGGTTAACTTTATATCAAAATTTTAATCAGCAATTTACCACCAATAAAAATGAAGAATTAAATGCTCAGGCTTCTGTAGATTTGCTTCCTGATCTGACGATTGATATTATTGGAAGGAAATTATATTCTGAAACTTATTCTGAAAACTTTAAGGTAGATCCTCAAAACCTGCAATATCAAGCTTTAACACCTTACACTTTTGGGAATTATAATATTTCTACGGTTCTGATTAAAACCGCTTTTAGTCAAAGTAACGAGCAGTCTTCGGCAACCTTTGAACAGTTTCGGGCAAATCGAATAGAAATAGCGAGAAGGTTAGCAGTAGAACGTGGTTTAGATCCGGATAATGTAGATGAAAGCGGATATCCTGTAGGATTGGGCAGAACCAATCAGGCAGTATTATTGCCGGCTTTCCTTGCTGCATACACGGGAACTTCTGTAGATAATGTTAAGTTAGGAGCATTTAGAAGTATTCCTTTGCCAAACTGGAATATAAAATATACCGGATTGATGAGATTGGCGTTTTTTAAACGTAATTTTAGGAGGGTTTCACTGTCTCATGGTTATCAGTCTAATTACACGATTAACCAATTTCAAACCAATTTGGATTATGATGCAGAAAAACCTTTTGAAACCAACCAGGCTGGAGATTACAAAAATCCAACATTATTCTCGAATATCGTGTTGTCTGAATTGTTTACACCTTTGCTGCAGGTAGATTTAGAGACCACAAATAATATTCAGTTTTTAGGAAGATTGGAGAAAGACAGGCAGCTTTCCCTTAGTTTCGATAATAATATCCTTACTGAAATTAGTGGAAATCAGTACACCTTAGGGATGGGCTATCGTTTAAAAGATATGAAGATTATTACCGCTTTAGGTGGGCGTCGCAGGGTATTAAGTAGTGATCTTAACTTTAAAGCTGATGTTTCTTACCGTAAAAATAAAACCATCGTAAGGTATCTGGATTTATCAAATAATCAGGTTATTGCCGGTCAGGATATCTGGTCGATTAATTTTGTGACCGATTATGCCATTACTAAGAACCTAACTGCATTGTTCTATTATGAGCATACCTTCTCTGAATATGCGGTTTCCACAGCGTTTCCGCAAACCACAATAAGGTCGGGAATTACTTTGAGATATAATTTTGGAAATTAA
- the gcvH gene encoding glycine cleavage system protein GcvH, which translates to MNIPEDLKYTRDHEWVKIDGDIATVGITDFAQGELGDIVYVEVESVDESLNREDVFGTVEAVKTVSDLYLPLTGEIVEFNDSLEDEPEKVNNAPYTDGWMIKIKYAEIAELEDLLTAQEYKEIIGG; encoded by the coding sequence ATGAATATTCCAGAGGATTTAAAGTACACCAGAGACCACGAATGGGTTAAAATCGATGGCGACATTGCAACTGTAGGGATTACAGATTTTGCACAGGGTGAATTAGGAGATATTGTTTACGTAGAGGTAGAGTCTGTAGATGAGTCCCTAAACCGAGAAGATGTTTTTGGTACGGTAGAAGCCGTTAAAACAGTTTCAGACCTTTATTTGCCATTAACTGGCGAGATTGTTGAGTTTAACGATAGTCTAGAGGATGAGCCGGAAAAAGTAAATAATGCACCTTATACTGATGGGTGGATGATTAAGATTAAATATGCTGAAATTGCCGAGTTAGAGGATCTGCTTACCGCGCAAGAATATAAAGAAATCATCGGTGGTTAA
- a CDS encoding VanZ family protein: MGDLSVGDKLLHASAYFVLFLVWKFSFFLKAKNNYTYKATILKISVLCIAFGMLIEVLQGTLTSYRQPDWLDVIANSTGVLIASILFLTLERPLKKVKN; encoded by the coding sequence ATGGGCGATTTGAGTGTAGGAGATAAACTTTTGCATGCTTCAGCTTATTTTGTTTTATTTTTAGTTTGGAAATTTTCTTTTTTTCTTAAGGCTAAGAATAACTATACATATAAAGCTACAATTTTAAAAATAAGTGTTTTATGTATTGCTTTTGGTATGTTAATTGAGGTTTTACAGGGTACACTTACCAGTTACAGACAGCCCGATTGGTTAGATGTGATTGCGAATTCAACAGGTGTTTTAATAGCATCAATTCTTTTTTTAACTTTGGAGAGGCCACTTAAAAAGGTTAAAAACTGA
- a CDS encoding energy transducer TonB, whose product MEPKKNPKADLSKRSVLFLQLGLILVLFVTWQAIEWKTYEKSDIDTGMVQMDQLEDEEIPITEMQNTPPPPPPPPPAPEVIEVVEDEEEVEEDEIESTETSLEDIVEVEEVVEAPVEEEVADVPFAVIEDVPIFPGCENLKDNEERKACMSEKVMKFVQKEFDTDLGSELGLSGITRVIVQFKIDKQGKITDVRARAPHPRLEQEAARVVNKLPKMQPGKQRGKPVGVVYSLPITFQIQD is encoded by the coding sequence ATGGAACCTAAGAAAAATCCTAAAGCTGATTTATCGAAAAGAAGCGTATTGTTTCTTCAATTAGGTCTTATATTGGTTCTTTTTGTTACCTGGCAGGCTATTGAATGGAAGACTTATGAGAAGTCTGATATTGATACTGGAATGGTGCAGATGGATCAATTAGAAGACGAAGAAATTCCAATTACAGAAATGCAAAACACGCCACCACCACCTCCACCACCACCACCGGCACCAGAGGTTATCGAAGTTGTGGAGGATGAGGAAGAAGTAGAAGAAGATGAAATCGAATCTACTGAAACCAGTCTTGAAGACATCGTTGAAGTGGAAGAAGTGGTAGAAGCACCAGTAGAAGAAGAGGTAGCTGATGTTCCTTTTGCAGTTATCGAGGACGTGCCAATTTTCCCAGGATGTGAAAATCTTAAAGACAATGAAGAGCGTAAAGCTTGTATGAGTGAAAAAGTGATGAAATTTGTACAAAAAGAATTTGATACAGATTTAGGATCTGAACTTGGATTATCAGGTATTACTCGTGTAATTGTACAGTTTAAGATCGATAAACAAGGAAAGATTACAGATGTTAGAGCTCGTGCTCCACACCCAAGGTTAGAGCAGGAAGCTGCCAGAGTAGTAAATAAATTACCTAAAATGCAACCAGGTAAGCAAAGAGGTAAGCCGGTAGGTGTTGTTTATTCGTTACCGATTACTTTCCAAATTCAAGATTAA
- the cyoE gene encoding heme o synthase translates to MSSARVHSSSPSLLSDFKEITKMRLAISVVFSSVAGYFLGAETVDFVVVLLLAIGGYFMVGASNAYNQIIEKDLDALMDRTKNRPVPSGRMSVTTAFIIASVFTILGLVVLYIINPKTAMFGAISIFLYVSIYTPLKTKTPLSVFVGAFPGAIPFMLGWVAASGEFSIEPGTLFMIQFFWQFPHFWAIGWWLYDDYKKGGFFMLPTGKRDKGTAIQIVLYVVWTILVSLIPVFGVTGRLFLTPVSGIIILLLGLGMLYYAIRLFKLKTADAAKKLMLASVSYITLLQIVYVLDKFIREWI, encoded by the coding sequence TTGAGTAGCGCGCGCGTACATAGTTCTTCACCTTCGTTATTATCAGATTTTAAGGAAATAACCAAGATGCGATTGGCCATAAGTGTGGTTTTTTCGTCTGTTGCAGGTTACTTTTTGGGAGCAGAAACCGTAGATTTTGTGGTTGTGCTTCTTTTGGCAATTGGAGGATATTTTATGGTAGGAGCGTCTAATGCCTACAATCAAATTATCGAAAAAGACTTGGATGCGCTGATGGATAGAACCAAAAACCGTCCCGTTCCATCAGGTAGAATGTCGGTCACCACAGCTTTTATTATTGCAAGTGTATTTACGATTTTAGGGTTAGTGGTGCTTTATATTATTAATCCCAAAACAGCAATGTTTGGGGCGATTAGTATTTTTCTTTACGTGAGTATCTATACTCCGTTAAAAACAAAAACTCCGTTATCTGTATTTGTAGGGGCTTTTCCAGGAGCTATTCCTTTTATGTTGGGGTGGGTAGCAGCATCAGGAGAATTTAGTATTGAGCCGGGAACCTTGTTTATGATCCAGTTCTTTTGGCAATTCCCTCATTTTTGGGCTATTGGTTGGTGGTTGTATGATGATTATAAGAAAGGAGGCTTTTTTATGTTGCCTACAGGGAAGAGAGATAAAGGAACAGCCATACAAATTGTATTATATGTGGTCTGGACAATATTAGTTTCTTTAATACCTGTATTTGGGGTTACGGGAAGATTGTTTTTAACTCCGGTTTCAGGAATCATTATCCTACTATTGGGCTTGGGAATGCTTTACTATGCGATCCGTCTTTTTAAGCTAAAAACAGCAGATGCAGCGAAAAAATTGATGTTAGCCAGTGTGTCATATATTACTTTATTACAAATAGTTTACGTATTGGATAAATTTATTAGAGAATGGATTTAA
- a CDS encoding cytochrome c oxidase subunit 3, producing MDLTKGSEQERRNRAKKMMLWFAIISMGMMFAGLTSAYVVSKTRPDWLTEFELPQSFMWSTIVIFCSSITMFFAKKNIISGNRKNGTAFLLGTLILALLFVLFQFQGFAAIVNEGYYFTGSESTITTSFIYVLVLTHLAHLAAGLIVLLVLIYNHFKQRYYKGQTLGLELGATFWHFLDVLWVYLFFFLYFFR from the coding sequence ATGGATTTAACAAAAGGAAGCGAGCAGGAAAGAAGAAATCGAGCTAAAAAAATGATGCTCTGGTTTGCGATTATTAGTATGGGGATGATGTTTGCCGGTCTAACCAGTGCTTATGTGGTAAGTAAAACACGGCCCGACTGGCTTACTGAATTTGAATTACCACAATCATTTATGTGGAGTACTATAGTGATTTTTTGTAGTAGTATTACGATGTTCTTTGCAAAAAAGAATATTATATCTGGTAATAGAAAAAATGGTACTGCCTTTTTATTGGGGACTTTAATACTGGCACTTTTGTTTGTGCTTTTTCAATTTCAGGGATTTGCAGCTATTGTAAATGAGGGTTATTATTTTACAGGAAGTGAAAGTACAATTACTACAAGTTTCATTTATGTACTGGTTTTAACTCACTTAGCCCACCTGGCGGCGGGTTTGATAGTACTTTTAGTATTAATTTATAATCATTTTAAACAACGTTACTATAAGGGGCAAACACTTGGATTAGAGCTTGGTGCGACTTTTTGGCACTTCCTTGATGTACTGTGGGTTTACCTGTTTTTCTTTTTATATTTCTTTAGATAA